The Thiothrix subterranea genome has a segment encoding these proteins:
- a CDS encoding nucleotide pyrophosphohydrolase, translating into MLPKDLVDELMHFRAERDWAQFHTPRNLAISLSLEAGEVLELFQWEDRQGAALDKIMPQLRDEVADVATYLTYLCADLGIDLEAAVREKMVQNRCKYPVELAKGSAKKYTELQAGDDA; encoded by the coding sequence ATGCTGCCGAAAGACCTTGTGGATGAACTCATGCACTTCCGCGCCGAACGTGATTGGGCGCAGTTCCACACCCCGCGCAACCTTGCAATTTCACTTTCGCTAGAGGCGGGCGAAGTGCTGGAATTGTTTCAGTGGGAAGACCGGCAGGGTGCGGCATTGGATAAAATCATGCCGCAGTTGCGTGATGAGGTGGCGGATGTCGCAACCTACCTGACGTATTTGTGTGCGGATTTGGGGATTGATTTGGAAGCGGCGGTGCGGGAGAAGATGGTGCAGAATCGGTGTAAATATCCGGTGGAATTGGCGAAAGGGTCGGCGAAGAAATATACCGAATTGCAGGCAGGAGACGACGCATGA